A region of bacterium DNA encodes the following proteins:
- a CDS encoding oxidoreductase produces MSKSRKANSSSASRDPERAPRPRIKQLEVMVAEVIRETREASTLLLFTGNDRLEYKPGHFLTIDPHQFPALDRFIDYFEALKGRKEPPRAYSMCSAPHESHLAITVKEERFSAGVTAYPPLLSPLLVFRTPPGTRMVVTGFKGPYVLPPDIESKTDHLVHICAGSGAVPNLAIIKHALHHDMKLRHTMIYGNKTRQDIIYRKRLDDLVQAHPGKLEVIHALSREEDVERYGPSYRTGRVNEELIRASIPDPSAVVVYTCGPAVGKWDRELAKQAGEEPRSRFMETVLEALANLGITRDRIRRESYG; encoded by the coding sequence ATGAGCAAGAGCAGGAAAGCGAACTCGAGCAGTGCCAGCCGGGACCCGGAAAGGGCCCCGAGACCGAGAATCAAGCAGCTCGAGGTCATGGTGGCGGAGGTCATCCGTGAAACGCGTGAGGCCTCCACACTTCTCCTGTTCACCGGCAATGACAGGTTGGAGTACAAGCCCGGTCACTTTCTGACGATTGATCCGCACCAGTTTCCGGCGCTCGATCGCTTCATCGACTACTTCGAAGCGCTCAAGGGAAGAAAGGAGCCGCCGAGGGCCTACTCGATGTGCTCGGCGCCCCACGAGTCCCACCTCGCCATCACGGTCAAGGAGGAGCGGTTCAGCGCCGGGGTCACTGCATACCCACCCCTGCTGTCACCGCTCCTGGTGTTTCGCACCCCTCCCGGCACCCGAATGGTGGTCACCGGTTTCAAGGGACCCTACGTCCTGCCGCCCGATATCGAGTCCAAAACCGATCATCTGGTGCACATCTGCGCCGGGTCGGGGGCGGTGCCGAACCTGGCGATCATCAAACACGCACTTCATCACGACATGAAGCTCCGGCACACGATGATCTATGGCAACAAGACACGGCAGGACATCATCTACCGGAAACGGCTCGACGACCTGGTCCAGGCGCATCCCGGTAAGCTCGAAGTCATCCATGCCCTGAGTCGCGAAGAAGACGTTGAGCGCTACGGCCCGAGTTATCGAACGGGACGAGTCAACGAGGAACTGATTCGGGCCTCGATACCGGACCCCTCGGCGGTCGTGGTCTACACCTGCGGGCCGGCGGTCGGGAAGTGGGACAGGGAGCTCGCGAAGCAGGCCGGCGAAGAGCCCCGGTCGCGATTTATGGAAACCGTTCTCGAGGCGCTCGCCAACCTGGGAATTACCCGCGATCGAATTCGGCGGGAGAGCTACGGCTAG
- a CDS encoding diguanylate cyclase gives MPAETRLPGLRVKTWDCCAPLWVVSCLPGTFNNRFDPDPKKVNKEALSASRTMVTVAALAFVIEVMIMTFLGNWGLAAESLNVILFDAAMLSLCIAPAIYWLVLAPLDREHAKRVWAEDHSMALDRLATTDPYLRILNPRGVRNRLLEETARARRYKNPLSVARVRFGTYGKLVDSMSGEAAERSLSSAVTILSGALRLPDVLGRLHEGELLLLLPEADLAGARSVCQKLRLLLDQAGPDHFSEATGWNITMGVAQFDPGEDDRELLKRAESALERNDGQSPLWESRASSIQ, from the coding sequence TTGCCCGCCGAAACTCGACTGCCTGGCCTACGAGTCAAGACCTGGGACTGTTGTGCCCCGCTGTGGGTGGTCTCCTGCTTGCCGGGAACCTTCAACAACAGATTCGACCCAGATCCCAAGAAAGTGAATAAAGAAGCCCTCAGCGCCAGCCGCACTATGGTCACGGTTGCTGCGTTGGCATTCGTGATCGAGGTCATGATCATGACCTTCCTCGGCAACTGGGGTCTCGCTGCCGAGTCCTTGAACGTCATCCTTTTCGACGCGGCCATGCTCTCGCTCTGCATAGCGCCCGCCATCTACTGGCTGGTCCTTGCCCCACTGGATCGTGAGCACGCGAAGCGCGTGTGGGCTGAAGATCACTCTATGGCTCTCGATCGCCTGGCAACCACCGACCCCTATCTCCGGATCCTGAATCCTCGCGGCGTGAGGAATCGTCTACTCGAAGAGACGGCGCGAGCGCGACGGTACAAAAACCCTCTCTCGGTAGCGCGTGTTCGCTTCGGAACCTACGGCAAACTCGTGGACTCGATGAGCGGAGAAGCGGCGGAACGGTCGTTGAGCTCGGCGGTGACCATCTTGAGCGGGGCGTTGCGGCTTCCCGATGTTCTTGGTCGACTCCACGAGGGCGAGCTCCTCCTACTGCTGCCGGAAGCCGATCTAGCCGGGGCTCGAAGCGTTTGCCAGAAGCTCCGGCTTCTTCTCGATCAAGCCGGACCGGATCACTTCAGCGAAGCAACGGGCTGGAACATCACGATGGGCGTTGCCCAGTTCGACCCGGGCGAAGATGACCGCGAGTTGCTGAAGAGGGCGGAGAGCGCTCTGGAACGAAACGATGGTCAATCCCCGCTTTGGGAGAGCCGCGCGTCCTCGATTCAGTAA